In the Candidatus Binatia bacterium genome, one interval contains:
- a CDS encoding type II secretion system protein M: protein MFDFGSLSRYYDRLAPRERVLLVFAAVATVLILGYTFVWDPLQVSMEQLSRRLSLKEKELAELQREREYYLELLRQLEAYGDISEVDPNFNLLGYLQGVVTAAVSREKIVSLNPTTRPKPEAPEFLEEMVEIKLTQVALPQIVDLLHRVEKGEHPLHFSRVAIKKRMNDPYSFDVQAIVAVLKPAEKPAEKASERPIPAS from the coding sequence GTGTTCGATTTTGGCTCACTCTCGAGATATTATGACCGACTTGCACCTCGTGAGCGGGTTCTTCTCGTCTTCGCTGCGGTCGCCACAGTGTTGATCCTCGGGTACACGTTTGTGTGGGATCCCCTGCAGGTAAGTATGGAACAACTATCCCGCCGGTTATCGTTAAAAGAAAAGGAGCTCGCCGAGCTCCAACGAGAGCGGGAATACTACCTTGAGCTGCTTCGACAGCTCGAAGCGTACGGGGACATCTCCGAAGTTGACCCGAACTTCAATTTGCTGGGTTACTTACAAGGAGTCGTCACCGCGGCGGTGAGCCGGGAAAAAATTGTTTCCCTAAATCCCACAACGCGGCCGAAGCCAGAAGCTCCAGAGTTTCTGGAAGAAATGGTGGAAATCAAACTGACCCAAGTCGCACTGCCGCAAATCGTGGATCTTCTGCATCGGGTCGAAAAAGGTGAACACCCGCTGCACTTCTCCCGCGTGGCTATCAAAAAGAGGATGAACGACCCCTACAGCTTCGACGTTCAAGCTATTGTCGCTGTGCTCAAGCCTGCCGAGAAACCCGCAGAGAAGGCGAGCGAGCGTCCCATACCGGCGAGTTGA